A genomic region of Acidobacteriota bacterium contains the following coding sequences:
- a CDS encoding alkaline phosphatase family protein, with the protein MKRFLRAPVVLLNYLFACCLILPLGARLNSGTTSSLKPRRLVLVLDGVPYQTIADLRAEGLFKHFQNPARMIATFPSSTNPSLVEILQADSSPGYEDQYYDRAQNRLIGGLQDRVRGTRFIRGTFRETFDYHASALGGSLAYVAAPLSTMIAAQFDLLACKQAFRRSSAPVFVGYLGATDSLTHLGGEQAIKSYLRTLDRGVEELIAESAQAGNQLEVELFSDHGNRYDSYKHVRLNEALAQAGFVTEKSLKTERSVVLPRYGLVGSAQLFTWPDNKVKVAEVCAATEGVDFALYYQADNSLALVSQRGRAKLSQMGERFKYEDLGGDPLRLNPILQAMRKAGRLDADGFADREAWYQATVAHEYVDPLRRLFDGFNLHVKNRADVIVSFADGWLIGSPFMSALAEMRATHGNLLRGETEGFAMSSRQALPAAVRGTELNRLFALDQRAKADLHLSGRGHCQAGPALALALTGKVE; encoded by the coding sequence ATGAAGAGATTTTTGCGCGCGCCGGTTGTTCTACTGAATTATCTGTTTGCTTGTTGCCTGATCTTGCCGCTAGGTGCGCGCTTGAATTCAGGCACGACATCTTCCTTAAAACCGCGCCGTCTCGTCCTCGTCCTCGACGGCGTCCCATACCAAACCATCGCCGACCTGCGTGCCGAAGGCCTTTTCAAACACTTCCAAAACCCGGCGCGGATGATTGCGACGTTTCCGTCTTCGACCAATCCGTCGCTGGTCGAGATTCTGCAGGCCGATTCGTCGCCGGGTTACGAAGATCAGTATTACGACCGCGCGCAGAATCGGCTGATCGGCGGCTTGCAGGATCGTGTGCGTGGGACGCGGTTCATTCGCGGCACGTTCCGCGAGACCTTTGATTATCACGCCTCGGCGTTGGGCGGGTCCTTGGCGTATGTGGCCGCGCCGCTCAGCACGATGATTGCGGCGCAATTCGATTTGCTGGCCTGCAAGCAGGCTTTTCGCCGCTCGTCCGCGCCGGTGTTTGTGGGCTATCTGGGCGCAACCGATTCGCTGACGCATTTGGGCGGCGAACAGGCGATCAAGTCGTATCTGCGCACGCTGGATCGCGGGGTGGAAGAGTTGATCGCGGAATCCGCCCAAGCGGGAAACCAATTGGAAGTCGAGTTGTTTTCGGATCACGGCAACCGCTATGACAGCTATAAACACGTGCGGTTGAATGAGGCGCTGGCGCAGGCGGGCTTTGTGACCGAAAAGAGCTTGAAGACGGAAAGGAGCGTCGTGCTGCCGCGCTACGGGTTGGTCGGTTCGGCGCAGTTGTTCACCTGGCCGGACAACAAGGTCAAAGTCGCCGAGGTTTGCGCCGCGACCGAGGGCGTAGATTTCGCGTTGTATTACCAAGCCGACAACTCGCTGGCGCTGGTCAGCCAACGTGGACGCGCGAAGCTTTCACAGATGGGCGAGCGCTTCAAATACGAAGACCTGGGCGGCGATCCGCTGCGGCTGAATCCGATCCTTCAAGCGATGAGGAAGGCGGGGCGACTGGATGCCGACGGCTTTGCTGACCGTGAAGCCTGGTATCAGGCGACGGTGGCGCACGAATATGTTGATCCGTTGCGGCGGTTGTTTGATGGCTTCAACTTGCACGTCAAAAATCGCGCCGATGTGATCGTGAGCTTTGCGGATGGCTGGCTGATTGGCAGTCCGTTTATGAGCGCGCTGGCCGAGATGCGCGCGACGCACGGCAATCTATTGCGCGGTGAAACGGAAGGCTTCGCCATGTCTTCGCGTCAAGCGCTACCTGCGGCGGTGCGCGGAACGGAATTGAATCGCCTGTTCGCGCTGGATCAACGCGCCAAAGCCGACCTGCACCTCAGCGGGCGGGGGCACTGCCAGGCCGGCCCGGCGTTGGCGCTGGCGCTGACAGGCAAAGTTGAATAG
- a CDS encoding sigma-54-dependent Fis family transcriptional regulator, whose amino-acid sequence MAEAKILIIDDEEAARYGMRRALKSYDVSEAGSVEAARQQLAVARPDLLLLDINLPGMSGLDYLRELATDAGAPPVVMLTAHGNERTAVEAIKAGAYDYLAKPFEVDELRLVVKNALEAVGLKRENAQLRAELQAVRGVGELQGASEPMRRLYDLIQKVAATDVTVLIRGESGTGKELVARAIHEQSSHRRKGEFIAMNCAALPSELIESELFGHERGAFTGAAAQRKGKFELAHGGTIFLDEIGDMSLNTQAKLLRVLEERKVERLGSAHSLPLDVRVISATNHDLQAAVTAEKFRADLFYRLRVVQMDLPPLRERRADIPLLAEYFLKSYAAKYQLKCTELSPAALKQLVAYDWPGNVRELRNAIERSVVLADGAALQPADLPPELFNASSPAQLTAKPVEAFQRPATAHAEDFLPVPYLTDFREARKEFERAYIERVLNDTGGNVTRAAERVGMHRQSLQQKLKDLGLTRRFVLNEDAPDEG is encoded by the coding sequence ATGGCGGAAGCGAAAATACTCATCATTGACGACGAAGAAGCCGCCCGTTACGGCATGCGCCGCGCGCTCAAAAGTTACGACGTGTCTGAAGCGGGCAGCGTCGAGGCCGCGCGCCAGCAACTGGCTGTCGCACGCCCCGATCTGTTGTTGCTCGACATCAATCTGCCGGGCATGAGCGGGCTGGACTATCTGCGCGAATTAGCAACGGACGCGGGCGCGCCGCCTGTCGTTATGCTGACCGCGCACGGTAACGAACGCACCGCCGTCGAGGCCATCAAGGCGGGCGCGTATGATTACCTCGCCAAGCCCTTTGAAGTTGATGAACTGCGCCTCGTCGTCAAAAACGCGCTCGAAGCGGTGGGCCTCAAGCGCGAAAACGCCCAATTGCGGGCCGAATTGCAGGCCGTGCGCGGCGTCGGCGAATTGCAAGGCGCGAGCGAGCCGATGCGGCGCCTTTACGATTTGATTCAGAAAGTCGCCGCCACCGATGTGACTGTGCTGATTCGCGGCGAATCGGGCACCGGCAAAGAGTTGGTCGCGCGCGCCATTCACGAACAGTCATCGCACCGGCGTAAAGGCGAATTCATCGCGATGAACTGCGCGGCCTTGCCTTCGGAATTGATCGAATCGGAGTTGTTCGGCCACGAGCGCGGCGCGTTCACCGGCGCGGCGGCGCAGCGCAAAGGCAAGTTTGAACTCGCGCACGGCGGCACGATCTTCCTGGACGAAATTGGCGATATGAGTTTGAACACGCAGGCCAAGCTCTTGCGCGTTTTGGAAGAGCGCAAGGTCGAACGCCTGGGCAGCGCGCATTCGCTCCCGCTTGACGTGCGTGTGATCAGCGCGACCAATCACGATTTGCAGGCGGCGGTCACTGCCGAGAAATTCCGCGCCGATTTGTTTTATCGGTTGCGTGTCGTGCAAATGGATTTGCCGCCCCTGCGCGAACGGCGCGCAGACATTCCGCTGCTGGCCGAATACTTTTTGAAAAGCTACGCCGCCAAGTATCAATTGAAATGTACTGAACTCAGCCCCGCCGCGCTGAAACAGTTGGTGGCGTATGACTGGCCCGGCAATGTGCGCGAGTTGCGCAATGCCATCGAACGCAGTGTGGTGCTGGCGGACGGCGCGGCGTTGCAACCCGCCGATTTGCCGCCCGAATTGTTCAACGCGAGTTCGCCCGCACAACTAACAGCCAAACCCGTCGAAGCTTTTCAACGCCCGGCCACCGCGCACGCCGAGGACTTTCTGCCTGTACCCTATCTCACCGACTTCCGCGAAGCCCGCAAAGAGTTCGAGCGCGCTTACATCGAACGTGTGCTGAACGACACGGGCGGCAATGTCACGCGCGCTGCCGAACGGGTGGGCATGCACCGCCAGAGTTTGCAGCAGAAGTTGAAGGATTTGGGGCTGACGCGGCGCTTTGTTTTGAATGAAGACGCGCCGGATGAAGGCTGA
- a CDS encoding CocE/NonD family hydrolase, producing MNNNAALFRSFPLIAGVLAVGLFTCWPVTTSSALEEIKILRYQPVPMRDGIKLFADVYLPRATGRYPTLIVRTPYGVQRDAVHETMIKFAQRGYAVVMNDVRGRYESEGKWEPFRNEAKDGYDTIQWAAQQPWSNGKVATQGGSYLGHVQWAAGKLQPPNLVAMFPALASTNIYRDWITLNGAWRLSFNYGWGVVRMPNRIMLPQYWHTENYAPPELKYETILKHLPLNDGDLESAGYTVQHYRDWVAHPSYDAYWKEISDEESFNKINVPVHTSGGWFDIFLQGTLNGFTGVRKQGANEKTRRESRMIIGAWGHGPTQKYGDVDFGLANNRNQFETELRWFEHYVKGVDNGIDREPPVEIFYMGVNQWQHERDWPIPGTKFTPWYLDSGGAANNWDSNGTLSAKLPAGAASDQYTYDPDRPVPSVGGNNCCGTPTLAGPKDQRIIISRKDILVYTSEPMIEPLAIAGPVKMKLFAATDGPDTDWVVKLIDVAPDGFAMNLCEGIIRARYRKGLDKIELLKPNEVYEYEIDLVGTANVFLSGHRLRVDITSSHFPQFDRNPNTGAPFGTSAQVRIAKQTIFHAAGRASHIVLPVVPVPKLKS from the coding sequence ATGAATAACAACGCCGCACTATTTCGTTCCTTTCCGCTGATCGCTGGTGTGCTGGCGGTTGGCCTCTTCACCTGCTGGCCTGTGACTACAAGCTCCGCCCTCGAAGAAATCAAAATCCTGCGTTACCAACCCGTGCCGATGCGCGACGGCATCAAGCTCTTTGCCGACGTTTATCTGCCGCGGGCGACGGGCCGCTATCCCACGCTCATCGTGCGCACGCCTTACGGGGTACAGCGTGACGCCGTGCACGAGACGATGATCAAATTCGCCCAGCGCGGCTACGCCGTCGTGATGAACGATGTGCGTGGGCGTTATGAAAGCGAAGGTAAATGGGAGCCGTTCCGCAACGAAGCCAAAGACGGTTACGACACGATTCAATGGGCGGCCCAACAACCGTGGTCGAATGGCAAAGTCGCCACGCAAGGCGGCTCGTATCTGGGCCACGTGCAATGGGCGGCGGGGAAATTACAACCGCCGAATCTGGTGGCGATGTTCCCGGCGCTGGCTTCGACCAACATCTACCGCGATTGGATCACGCTGAATGGCGCGTGGCGCTTGTCATTCAATTACGGTTGGGGCGTCGTGCGTATGCCGAACCGGATCATGCTGCCGCAATACTGGCACACCGAAAATTACGCGCCGCCGGAATTGAAATACGAGACCATCTTGAAACATTTGCCGCTCAACGATGGTGATCTCGAAAGCGCAGGCTATACCGTGCAGCATTACCGCGACTGGGTGGCGCATCCGAGCTACGACGCCTATTGGAAAGAGATCAGCGACGAAGAGAGCTTCAACAAGATCAATGTGCCGGTGCATACCAGCGGCGGCTGGTTCGACATCTTTTTGCAAGGCACGCTCAACGGCTTCACCGGCGTGCGCAAGCAGGGCGCGAATGAAAAGACGCGCCGCGAATCGCGCATGATCATCGGCGCCTGGGGGCACGGCCCGACGCAAAAATACGGCGACGTGGATTTCGGCCTCGCCAACAACCGCAACCAGTTCGAAACCGAGTTGCGCTGGTTCGAGCATTACGTCAAAGGCGTGGACAATGGGATTGATCGCGAACCGCCCGTCGAGATTTTTTACATGGGCGTCAACCAATGGCAGCACGAACGGGATTGGCCGATTCCAGGGACGAAGTTTACGCCGTGGTATCTTGATAGCGGCGGCGCGGCGAACAACTGGGACAGCAACGGCACGCTCAGCGCCAAACTGCCAGCCGGTGCGGCGAGCGATCAATACACCTATGACCCAGATCGTCCGGTACCATCGGTTGGCGGCAACAACTGTTGCGGTACGCCCACGCTGGCCGGGCCGAAAGATCAAAGGATAATCATCAGCCGCAAAGACATTCTTGTTTATACCAGCGAACCGATGATCGAACCTTTGGCAATTGCCGGGCCGGTCAAAATGAAACTATTCGCCGCGACCGACGGCCCCGACACTGATTGGGTCGTCAAGCTGATTGACGTAGCCCCCGATGGCTTTGCGATGAACCTTTGCGAAGGCATCATCCGCGCGCGTTACCGCAAAGGTCTGGACAAAATCGAATTGCTCAAACCCAACGAAGTTTACGAATACGAGATTGATCTGGTCGGCACGGCGAACGTCTTCCTGTCCGGCCACCGGCTGCGCGTGGACATCACCAGCAGCCACTTCCCACAATTCGACCGCAACCCTAATACGGGCGCACCGTTCGGCACGTCGGCCCAAGTGCGCATAGCGAAACAAACGATCTTTCATGCCGCCGGGCGCGCCTCGCACATCGTGTTGCCGGTCGTGCCTGTGCCAAAACTCAAATCATAG
- a CDS encoding TonB-dependent receptor, protein MTQRPVYFGKQWCYLFLLWLLICPNISAQTTSTSIVGTVVDASGAVLPGAKITALNTRTGQKREDVTSSTGDFSFPLLDVGVYDVTVDASGFKQEIRRSVVLQINDKLRVDFALQVGATTEKVEVTATGVTLQTDDATLGLTVEQRRVEELPLNNRNLGVLAILQPGVQYGPRSGTDGQGFGQRQGANGVPIPGVGLAFVANGQRETNQHATLDGVVATEARVNTIPFSPSPEAVQEFRVLSGSYSAEYGFNSGAQTIIVTKSGGNEWHGSAFEYLRNDVFDAENFFQNYFNAAGAARSKKNSLRQNDFGGVLTGPLWVPKVYDGHNKTFFMVNYEARRRRDGGIAQTANHPPLAFRNGDFSSLLALPTPIKIVDPLTGAEFTGNMIPANRISAPAKEFMKFWPEPQRVNANPLTGVNYTGFEQRKLDDDQAFVRVDHNFSEKDKIFGRYAFDEVTYSVIPGDNPNFTYFVAGRNQNLGTAWIHIFSPSFINEARYGYNRSVDNTLNPRANTSFDVEALGVTGFRVVNDGNRKFTPRETGVPTITVNAFSTLSEQDGGNGFDFNNLHQFNDNLTWSHGAHNTKFGFDFRWVDLFRGAANTPRGNITFNGDIANNGFAAFLLGYPSSTGTPEGLPLTYARQKRFAGYATDDWKATRKLTLNLGLRYEYNTPAIDTKGLWRSLTFTQQVNGVPTVVPNIGTPFEFYEAQKKLFMPRLGFAYRWTDRWVVRGGFGIYYNVHQLNNYTILNLNPPKSGTANFANSSTGGRITNAATQPVLTYAAPFGVVSPTLATGINALDPKNDQPYVSQWSLDVQRRLPGDIVLSVGYVGNKGTHIDQTVELNAPAPSILANPGGRRPIPTFIDGAGGPSRPLNRLRWLTSDGNSWYHALQVNAQKRFSKGLQMNVAYTYSKAEGEGYGRNESGGALPNSYQNPHNRAAEKTRYGFDFRHSLVTSYLYELPTLPLFKDNPGKYVFGGWQINSIIQLRSGLPFTVTQTNTINTIEGHVRPDRLASGKLDTPTVNKWYDPDAFRVVTCAQPGSATTTAGQALNSYLAGFCHFGSAGQGILEGPGFKNVDFSLIKNTQVTEKFKLQFRAEIFNLFNTPQFGIPATGLNAATAFLPTATGGAFPTQVTASRGPGSISSIVAPMRQMQFGLKLLF, encoded by the coding sequence ATGACGCAACGTCCCGTTTATTTTGGTAAACAGTGGTGTTACCTATTTCTCCTTTGGCTCCTTATTTGTCCCAATATTTCAGCGCAAACAACTTCCACTTCAATCGTCGGCACGGTCGTGGATGCCTCGGGCGCGGTTTTGCCCGGCGCAAAAATCACCGCGCTCAACACGCGCACCGGCCAGAAGCGCGAAGACGTGACTTCCTCCACCGGTGATTTCAGCTTTCCGTTGCTGGACGTCGGCGTGTATGACGTGACGGTGGATGCGAGCGGCTTCAAGCAGGAGATCCGGCGCAGCGTCGTGTTGCAGATCAATGACAAACTGCGCGTGGATTTCGCCTTGCAGGTGGGCGCGACGACTGAAAAAGTCGAAGTCACGGCCACCGGCGTGACCTTGCAAACTGATGACGCGACGCTGGGCTTGACGGTCGAACAGCGCCGCGTCGAGGAATTGCCGCTCAACAATCGCAACCTCGGCGTGCTGGCGATTTTGCAACCCGGCGTGCAATACGGCCCGCGCAGCGGCACCGATGGGCAAGGCTTCGGCCAGCGCCAAGGTGCGAATGGCGTGCCGATTCCCGGCGTCGGTCTGGCCTTCGTCGCCAACGGGCAGCGCGAGACGAATCAGCACGCGACGCTCGACGGCGTGGTCGCCACCGAAGCGCGCGTCAACACGATCCCGTTTAGCCCTTCGCCCGAAGCGGTGCAGGAATTCCGCGTGCTGTCGGGCAGCTATTCGGCGGAATACGGGTTCAATTCGGGCGCGCAAACGATCATCGTCACCAAATCGGGCGGCAACGAATGGCACGGCTCGGCCTTTGAGTATTTGCGCAACGATGTCTTTGACGCCGAGAACTTTTTCCAGAACTACTTCAATGCAGCGGGCGCGGCGCGCAGCAAGAAAAACAGTCTGCGGCAAAATGATTTTGGCGGCGTGTTGACCGGGCCGCTGTGGGTTCCCAAAGTTTACGACGGGCACAACAAGACGTTTTTCATGGTCAATTACGAAGCGCGCCGCCGCCGTGATGGCGGTATCGCGCAAACGGCCAATCATCCGCCGCTGGCTTTTCGCAACGGCGATTTCAGCTCATTGCTGGCGCTGCCGACGCCGATCAAGATCGTTGATCCGCTGACCGGCGCCGAGTTCACCGGCAATATGATTCCTGCCAATCGCATTTCAGCCCCCGCCAAAGAGTTCATGAAATTCTGGCCCGAGCCACAGCGCGTCAATGCCAATCCGCTGACGGGCGTCAATTACACCGGCTTTGAACAACGCAAGCTGGATGACGATCAGGCTTTTGTGCGCGTGGATCACAATTTCAGCGAGAAAGACAAAATCTTCGGGCGTTACGCCTTTGACGAAGTGACCTACAGCGTGATTCCGGGCGACAACCCGAACTTCACCTATTTCGTCGCGGGGCGCAATCAGAACCTGGGCACGGCCTGGATTCACATTTTCAGTCCCAGCTTTATCAACGAAGCGCGCTATGGCTACAACCGTTCGGTGGACAACACGCTCAACCCGCGCGCCAACACGAGCTTTGATGTCGAGGCGCTGGGCGTGACGGGTTTCCGCGTCGTCAATGACGGCAATCGCAAATTCACGCCGCGCGAAACGGGCGTGCCGACGATCACGGTCAATGCTTTTTCGACCCTGTCGGAACAAGATGGCGGCAATGGTTTCGACTTTAACAACCTGCACCAATTCAATGACAACCTGACCTGGAGCCACGGCGCGCACAATACGAAATTCGGCTTCGACTTTCGCTGGGTGGATTTGTTCCGCGGCGCGGCCAACACGCCGCGCGGCAACATCACCTTCAACGGCGACATTGCCAACAACGGCTTTGCCGCGTTCCTGCTGGGCTATCCCAGCAGTACCGGCACGCCCGAAGGTTTGCCGCTGACTTACGCACGGCAAAAACGCTTTGCCGGTTACGCGACCGACGACTGGAAGGCGACGCGCAAGCTGACGCTCAATCTGGGCCTGCGCTACGAATACAACACGCCCGCGATTGACACGAAAGGACTATGGCGCAGCCTGACCTTTACGCAACAGGTCAACGGTGTGCCAACCGTCGTACCTAACATCGGCACACCGTTCGAATTTTACGAAGCGCAGAAGAAGCTCTTTATGCCGCGTCTCGGTTTTGCCTATCGCTGGACAGATCGTTGGGTGGTGCGCGGTGGCTTCGGCATTTATTACAACGTGCATCAGTTGAACAACTACACGATTCTGAATTTGAATCCGCCCAAGTCGGGCACCGCCAACTTTGCGAATTCGTCCACCGGCGGGCGCATCACCAACGCCGCCACGCAACCGGTGCTGACGTATGCCGCGCCTTTTGGCGTGGTCAGCCCGACGCTGGCGACCGGCATCAATGCGCTCGACCCGAAGAACGATCAACCCTACGTCAGCCAGTGGAGCCTGGACGTGCAGCGCCGCTTGCCCGGCGATATCGTGTTGTCGGTCGGCTACGTCGGCAACAAGGGCACGCACATTGACCAGACGGTCGAATTGAACGCGCCCGCGCCTTCGATCTTGGCGAACCCCGGCGGGCGGCGTCCGATTCCGACCTTTATTGACGGGGCGGGCGGGCCGTCGCGCCCATTGAACCGGCTGCGCTGGCTCACGTCCGATGGCAATTCGTGGTATCACGCCTTGCAGGTCAATGCGCAAAAACGCTTCAGCAAAGGTTTGCAGATGAACGTCGCGTACACCTACAGCAAGGCCGAGGGCGAAGGCTACGGGCGCAACGAAAGCGGCGGCGCGTTGCCCAATTCGTACCAGAACCCGCACAACCGGGCGGCTGAAAAGACGCGCTACGGGTTCGATTTCCGCCACAGCCTGGTCACGAGTTACCTGTATGAACTGCCGACGCTGCCGCTGTTCAAAGACAACCCCGGCAAATATGTTTTCGGCGGCTGGCAGATCAACAGCATCATTCAACTGCGTTCGGGCCTGCCTTTCACTGTCACGCAAACCAACACGATCAACACCATCGAAGGTCACGTGCGCCCCGACCGGTTGGCGAGCGGCAAGCTCGACACGCCGACGGTCAACAAATGGTACGACCCGGATGCCTTCCGCGTCGTCACGTGCGCGCAACCGGGTTCGGCGACGACCACGGCGGGCCAGGCGCTCAACAGTTATCTGGCTGGCTTCTGCCATTTCGGCAGCGCTGGGCAGGGCATTCTGGAAGGGCCTGGTTTCAAGAATGTGGACTTCTCGCTGATCAAGAACACGCAAGTGACCGAGAAGTTCAAGCTGCAATTCCGCGCCGAGATTTTCAACCTCTTCAACACGCCGCAATTCGGCATTCCGGCGACGGGGTTGAATGCGGCGACGGCCTTCCTGCCGACGGCGACAGGTGGCGCCTTCCCCACCCAAGTGACGGCTTCGCGCGGCCCCGGTTCGATTTCGAGCATTGTCGCGCCGATGCGGCAGATGCAGTTTGGGTTGAAGCTGTTGTTCTGA
- a CDS encoding Uma2 family endonuclease, translated as MVSTASAVEIVYPDSDGRPMADNTIQYQYIITIQVGLDALFSHDPNVFVAGDLLWYPVQGQPGINKAPDVLVAFGRPKGERSSYKQWEEGGIAPQVVFEILSPSNTASEMHEKRKFYKQYGVEEYYEFDPESGTLEVWQREGRFFRSMPFENEWHSPRLGVTLKVEEDGRLGVYGPDGKRFERPVETVARAVAAEARAAEAQAEAAGARTEAAEARAQAERLAAQLRALGVNPE; from the coding sequence ATGGTTAGTACCGCAAGCGCAGTCGAGATCGTTTATCCCGATTCAGATGGGAGGCCAATGGCTGACAACACCATTCAGTATCAGTACATCATCACCATCCAGGTCGGTCTGGATGCGCTTTTCAGCCACGACCCGAATGTGTTCGTCGCGGGCGATTTGCTTTGGTATCCGGTGCAGGGACAGCCCGGCATCAACAAAGCGCCGGATGTGCTCGTGGCTTTCGGCAGGCCGAAAGGCGAGCGCAGTTCCTACAAGCAGTGGGAAGAGGGCGGCATCGCGCCGCAAGTCGTGTTCGAAATTCTCTCGCCCAGCAACACTGCCAGCGAGATGCACGAAAAGCGCAAGTTTTATAAACAATATGGCGTCGAAGAGTATTACGAATTTGACCCGGAGAGCGGAACGCTGGAAGTCTGGCAACGTGAAGGGCGCTTCTTCCGCTCAATGCCGTTCGAGAATGAATGGCACAGCCCGCGTTTGGGCGTCACACTCAAAGTAGAGGAAGACGGCAGGCTTGGCGTATACGGGCCGGATGGCAAACGGTTTGAGCGTCCAGTTGAAACCGTTGCACGTGCCGTTGCAGCGGAAGCCCGCGCTGCTGAAGCGCAGGCTGAAGCTGCGGGAGCGCGAACTGAAGCCGCTGAAGCACGCGCCCAAGCTGAACGCCTAGCCGCCCAACTACGCGCACTGGGAGTTAATCCGGAGTAA
- a CDS encoding protein kinase encodes MNHPNIITIYEIGVADGLHFIVTEFVEGQTLRQRMRTTALRLGETLELSAQVASALQTAHAAGIIHRDIKPENVMLRPDGYVKVLDFGLAKLLHYGPRHIRPASDPEDTTRELIQTDPGKMMGTARYMSPEQIRGLEVDGRSDIFSLGVMLYELLSGQAPFQGATSGEVMASILNREPLSLAQLAPSVPAAMSQLATRALAKEREARYQTVAELLKEIENLKLDLELAAKLERNGAATEYLLDLTSEPSAQPPTTQSLYSTQISPTSRASLRDALEPVGGAVPLSSKFYITRPTDADFQPAIARRDSIVLVKGARQVGKTSLLARGLQYARETGAKVVLTDFQSLNAECLESVEKLFLTLAQLGLGQSLDAAGQRAQAQTEYQSVLKRQDAFDSRKDARKYLERPYAAEKTGLGKCAE; translated from the coding sequence TTGAACCATCCGAACATCATCACCATTTACGAAATCGGCGTGGCCGACGGGTTGCATTTCATCGTCACCGAATTTGTCGAAGGCCAGACCTTGCGGCAACGCATGCGCACAACAGCTTTGCGGCTGGGCGAAACCCTGGAACTCAGCGCCCAGGTCGCCAGCGCCTTACAGACCGCGCACGCGGCGGGCATCATTCATCGCGACATCAAACCTGAGAACGTGATGCTGCGGCCTGATGGCTATGTCAAAGTGTTGGATTTCGGCCTCGCCAAATTGCTGCATTACGGGCCGCGTCACATCCGCCCGGCCTCCGACCCCGAAGACACGACGCGCGAATTGATCCAAACCGATCCGGGCAAAATGATGGGCACGGCGCGTTATATGTCGCCCGAACAGATTCGCGGCCTGGAAGTGGATGGCCGCAGCGACATCTTTAGCCTCGGCGTGATGCTCTATGAATTGCTGAGCGGCCAGGCGCCGTTCCAAGGCGCAACTTCCGGCGAAGTGATGGCGTCCATCCTGAATCGCGAGCCGCTCTCACTGGCGCAACTCGCGCCCAGCGTGCCTGCCGCCATGTCGCAACTGGCCACGCGCGCCCTAGCCAAAGAGCGCGAAGCTCGCTATCAAACCGTCGCCGAATTGCTCAAAGAGATCGAAAACCTGAAGCTGGATTTGGAATTGGCCGCCAAACTGGAACGCAACGGTGCAGCGACCGAATACCTGCTTGATTTGACGAGCGAACCGTCGGCCCAACCGCCCACGACGCAATCGCTTTATTCCACGCAAATCTCGCCGACTTCGCGCGCCAGCTTGCGCGATGCGCTGGAACCGGTGGGCGGCGCGGTGCCGCTTTCTTCCAAGTTTTACATCACGCGCCCGACCGATGCCGACTTTCAACCAGCCATTGCCCGCCGCGACAGCATCGTGCTGGTCAAAGGCGCACGGCAGGTCGGTAAGACTTCGCTGTTGGCGCGCGGGCTGCAATACGCGCGCGAAACCGGGGCCAAAGTGGTGCTGACCGATTTCCAAAGCCTCAATGCCGAATGCCTTGAATCCGTCGAAAAGCTTTTCCTGACGCTGGCGCAACTCGGCCTCGGCCAGTCGCTCGATGCCGCCGGACAGCGCGCCCAGGCGCAAACCGAATATCAAAGCGTGTTGAAACGGCAGGATGCGTTTGATTCGCGCAAAGACGCACGCAAGTATCTGGAACGGCCTTACGCGGCGGAGAAAACCGGTCTGGGCAAATGCGCCGAGTGA
- a CDS encoding RidA family protein codes for MNSNRRKLLKAATVTAATAVAAPAGNAATQAPKKKVHYPGGKQPDRKPDAPPPLFNGAVSYGNLLFIAGKGAHYKGDIKQHTKTVLDEIEKELVNAGSSMDKVLKANVYLAKAEDYQAMNEVFRGRFGAEPPVRTTIAAAWVPGDSLVEIDVIAYI; via the coding sequence ATGAATTCAAATCGTAGAAAACTGCTTAAAGCCGCCACCGTCACCGCCGCCACGGCGGTTGCTGCCCCGGCTGGCAACGCCGCCACACAAGCGCCGAAAAAGAAAGTCCATTATCCCGGCGGCAAGCAGCCCGACCGCAAGCCGGACGCGCCGCCGCCGCTGTTTAACGGCGCGGTCTCTTACGGCAACCTGCTTTTCATCGCGGGCAAGGGCGCGCATTACAAAGGCGACATCAAACAGCACACCAAAACCGTGCTGGATGAAATCGAGAAAGAACTGGTCAACGCCGGTTCTTCGATGGACAAGGTGCTCAAGGCCAATGTGTATCTGGCGAAGGCCGAAGATTACCAGGCCATGAACGAAGTCTTTCGCGGGCGCTTCGGCGCGGAACCGCCCGTGCGCACGACCATCGCGGCGGCCTGGGTGCCAGGCGATTCGCTGGTCGAGATTGACGTGATCGCGTACATCTAA